The DNA region ATTTTCCCCTGATGGAAATACTCGCATGGGTTTTTGTCGAAGGAGAAAGTCTGAGTGCCAGCTGTGAAAGGTGAGACTTTGAAGCCTTCCCATGATGAGCATTGGCCCCAATGTGCTAGCTGTGAATAGCTCACAAGGCTGTGACCGTCTTGGCTCAAGTCTATTCCCATGAAGCTGCTGTGTGTGTACCATATGATGAATACTCCCACCGTTGCTACTCCCACATACATACCAATCACCTATAGGCAGGTTATCCATTATTAGTGACTGTTAGAAAAGGAGCCAGAAGATGAACAAAATAATCAGTTCTTGCATACCATATACCGGAAGAGGATCCAGGGAGTGATTAGCGAGTCATCGCTTCTGCGAGGAGGCTTCTTCATAATATCCTTGTCAGGAGGATTAAATCCTAAAGCCGTAGCTGGAGGACCGTCTGTCACGAGATTCACCCACAGAAGCTGAACTGGAATCATGCCTTCTGGGATTCCAAGAGCAGCTGTCAAGAATATCGATGCTACCTCACCAATATTGGAAGAGATCATGTACCTTTTTGTTCATCACAACCAGATTAGTAGGatcaatatatgtttatatagcAAGCCACCAATATCAATAGGTTATATATATAGCAACAGAAGACTCACCTGATGAAGGCCTTCATGTTGTTATAGATGGATCTGCCTTCACCAACTGCTGCAACGATTGTGCTGAAATTATCATCTGCTAGCACCATGTCAGATGCCTCCTTTGCTACCTGCAAACATAACAACCCCAGAGCTTTAATGCTGATAAATAGTCGTAATCATCTCGCTGTTACagatgagatagaagagagagaAATACCTCTGTGCCTGCAATGCCCATAGCAACACCTATATCAGCCAACTTCAGTGCAGGAGCATCATTGACTCCATCTCCAGTCATGGCAACCACTTCTCCATCTTCTTTGAGCAACCTCACAATCTCTTGTTTGTGCTTCGGTTCAGCCCTCGAGAACAAAAGCCCCCCGGTTTGTCTTAGATGATTCTTCTGATCTTTAACATCCATAAATTCTTTTCCAGTCAAGCTTCTAGAAGAGATATCTTCATCTGCTTCGAATACTCCAATTTCACGGCATATTGCTTCTGCGGTGCTCTTGTTGTCTCCGGTAATGACCATGACTCGAATACCTGCTGTTCTGCAGTCTGCAATGGCTTGACGCACCTCTTTCCTCGGAGGATCCTTCACTCATTGAAAAGGTAGAGAAGTTAGATTGGACTCAAAAAGAATAATCACCAAACGATAAAGCAACTCACCCTTAAACCAACAAATCCAACAAATGTTAGATTAGACTCAATAGAAGAATAATTAGATGGGTTGAGAAGTTGCTGATGAGCAGGATGGTCTTCGCTGCCATCGTAAGTAGCAAAATCTGATGGAACATCCGAGTAGGCAAATCCGAGACATCTTAATGCACTCAAGGACATTTCACGCAGACTTTGTAGAATAAGATGCCTTGAGTATTCGTCAAGTTCTGGAGTGGAACCATCAAGTAACTGAATATGTGTACTCCTTTCCAATAAATTTTCTACCGCACCCTGCAAAATTTTCGTAATCGTTCTCTTAGGTGCCGAAGAAAAGAGGTGACAAATATTTTTCTAACTAATAACATACATCCATGAGAACCAAAGCACAAGCCAGATAATCATACacaatttatccaaaatattataCTAAATGAAGAAAAACAGACCTTGACCAGTAGCAGTTTCTTTCCTGAGCTGGAATCCACCATAACTCCCATTGACTTCCGGTCCCGGTCGAACTCAAGAGTGGCAATCCGTTGCTCTAGTTCACTCCACAGCCGACAACAACCTTCAATTATGTTTAGAAAGGTAAAATGTTGGAGTTATTGCATCTGTAAAACTGTGAAAAACATAAGAAACAAGTATAATTAAGAATACATACGTAACACATCGCCATCAGCCAAAGTCGATCCTTCAGGAAATCCCATTTTCTCAACCAAAACCTGCTCAAGGAAACAAGCACCagcagaaaaaaaagaagccaGATTAACACTTGATACCCGTTGAAACGTGAGGAAAACAAACAGAAGAAGACTATTTAGCTCAGAATAGAAAGGTGCAAGATGGTGTAGTAGGTCGCTTTACCTTTAAAGCTGCCTCAGTAGGCATGCCCCTAGCCACAAATTGACTGTCAGATTGCTCGACGTTAGCATCATTGCAAATGGCAGCAATCTTTGCAATCATCTGAAGATTTAGATCCATCCGACCAGCTGGCCAATCTTCAATCTTTCCATCTCGAGGATCAAATGAGGTCCCCTCAACAGTGAACGATCGAAGGGTTCCAATCCTAGAGCCCATAGCAACAAGTTTGGAAACAGCCATCTGATTGGTTGTCAGAGTTCCAGTTTTGTCAGAGCAGATAACTGTCGTGCATCCGAGAGTCTCCACACTGGGCAACTTTCTAACAAGAGCATTCTTCTGAGCCATTTTCCGCGTGCCGAGTGCCAAGCATGTGGTAATAACTGCTGGCAGACCTTCAGGAATCGCAGCAACAGCCAACGCTACAGCAATCTCGAAGTAATAAGTGCACTTCTCGAAGGAAAACTTGAAGTTACTGGGCCAGCCATCAACATACTCCCAGGAGAGAAAGTACTTGACGTTGATAAGCCACACCAACGCACAAATTAACCCAATGATCATAGTCAGAGCTTCTCCGAATTCattaagtttcttcttcaaagGGGTATCTTCCTCGTGCTGTGAAGCCTCCTGAATCTGAGAGTGTACCCTTCCAATCTCAGTACTCATCCCAGTGTCAGTAACCAAGCAAACACAGTTCCCATTCACAACCGTGGTTCCTGCAAACACCATGCATTTCTTCCCCTGAATATCAGCACTCTCCTCCACAGGCTTGGTAGTCTTGCTCACCGCCTCACTCTCTCCCGTCAAAGAACCCTGCTCGACTCTCAGCGTCGAGCTGACCAAAGCCACCACGCGCATATCAGCAGGGACCTTATCACCAACCCTGAGCTCCACAATGTCACCAGGAACAAGCTCCTTCGCAGGCAAGCTAGAAACCTTGATCCCGTCGCGCATAACAGTCGCCTGCTGAGACTGAATCTCCTTCAAAGCCTCCAAAGCCTTCTCGGCGTTAGTCTCTTGCCAGATCCCAACAATCGCATTCACAATCAAGATCAAGAAAATCACGAGCGGCTCTACAAACGCGGTGATCCCCATCTCGCCTCCTTCGTCTCCATCGATAAAAGCCAGGACGAAGGAGATGACGGCAGCCGCCAAAAGAATACGAACCAACGTGTCATTGAACTGCTCCAGTATCAACTTGAAGATCGATGTGCCCTCAGGCTTCTCTAGCTCGTTTAAACCGTAGATCCCGTGACGCTTCAACACCTCGTCGGTAGCTAACCCTCTCTCGCGGCTAACACCGAACTTCTCTTCGCATTCAGCTACGGTTTTCGCCCAAGCAGGGAAAGTGTCGGAGGGTGTGGGATTCGAGGTcggcttcttcttctccccgAGATCTTCCGATCCTTTCGCCATGGATTCCCAATAGTGAAGCTTACGGTTCGACTGcgattgtaaatatataaataaattgaattaaattattagaaaaaacGAATATCCATGATAGATTCTCTGTACAGGAAACGAAAATAGATATCTAACtgaaacatcatcatcatcagataTAAGGAACGATCGAATCAGTTCTCGATTCACCTGACTATGATAATTTAAGTATGAGCCTAACTATAGATCTGAATCGAGAGAGCGATTTACATGGAACGAGAGAATCTCAATCAAGGATCGATGAACAAGAGTCTGAACTCTGAAGATCGTAAACTTACCAGAGAGATAGAGAAATCGCGGAGCGAGAGAGAAAGGAGATTCCCGCTGCAAGCAAGCAATCGCACGCACACACTCTGGGGACGTCTCTCTGAAAATAGAAAACAGATCTTTATTAACAAACGCGCGCTGACTCAAGTAAAAGCTTTTGAAAGCCCAAATTGTTAATGAAGTATGGATCTTATTTGGGCCTATAATCAGTTCTAACGGCATAACTcgtttgaaaaatatttaaagcaATGATTATGAAAAGGAAGTCCATTAGGCCCAAAAGCCCATAAACATCATTTCTCGCTGTTGTATAAAAAACGtaaaagaaaaccctagggGTCTCTTTCTCTTCTCCGTCTCTTTGCTTCTCCTCCGTCACTGAGCGACCTGCCTCCCGAGCTGCCAATCTAAGAAGGTTCCATATTTCTAACTCTTCGTAGTTTACTAGCTCGTTCATATTGATTGATCTGTTGAACTCTTGTTATCTGCTCTTCCCGTATCAGAGTAGTTTAGTATCTCATAGCTCGTGTGAAGATTCTAGTGAACTTTTAGAACTCTTGGAACGCTTCCTTGATGTGTTTGTAGATTCCTTTAGTCATTTCTGCTGATTACATCTTTCACAATCCCAACCAGTATCAGAGAatcttatatcatttttattaacgCGCAGAGGCTTGAGCTTAAGGAGAAAATGGTGAGAATCAGTGTGCTCAACGATGCTCTCAAGAGCATGTTCAATGCCGAGAAACGTGGCAAGAGGCAAGTCATGATCAGGCCTTCCTCAAAAGTCATCATCAAGTTTCTCATCGTCATGCAGAAGCACGGtatgctttttttttgctatatatACTTTCCCCCTCTAATAATATCCTTGAGAGATTCGTGCCTTTAAAGttatatatcattttgaaaTGCAGGTTACATTGGTGAGTTTGAGTATGTCGATGACCACCGATCTGGCAAAATCGTTGTGGAATTGAACGGGAGGTTGAACAAGTGTGGTGTTATCAGTCCTCGTTTTGATGTTGGTGTTAAGGAGATTGAAAGTTGGACTGCTCGTTTGCTTCCCTCCCGACAGGTTTGGTCTTCTTGTCccttttttattcatttattggAACCTTTTTTATACTTCGGATGGGATTAACTCATTGAAAACTTCTGAATTGCAGTTCGGTTACATCGTGTTGACTACTTCAGCTGGGATTATGGACCATGAAGAAGCGAGGAGAAAGAATGTCGGAGGCAAGGTCCTCGGTTTCTTCTATTGAAGTTCTCTCTATGGGGGACAAGAGACTTTTCATTCTATTATGTTTAACTATTGTTATCAATTTgtcttttgaatttttgtggCAACTCTGTTGGATAGTTCTGAAATTACTCCCTTTTCTTTGGTCTCGAGTTCTTGAAAGATTCATTTGAATTCACATTTAAGTACTCTCATAATCCGTACTTGATCATTCTTTCTGAAGTGCCCTACTCATAACATATAAGACGCAGACCGATAGGCTTATGTCTGTAACCTTACATATAAGAAGCAGACCGATAGGATGTCTGTAACCTTACTTAATATACCTAATTACATATGAAGCTTTTGTCGATCACTTTTATCTTACTTGGGCAATTGAATACAATATATCCAATTTTTC from Raphanus sativus cultivar WK10039 chromosome 8, ASM80110v3, whole genome shotgun sequence includes:
- the LOC108822365 gene encoding calcium-transporting ATPase 4, endoplasmic reticulum-type; the encoded protein is MAKGSEDLGEKKKPTSNPTPSDTFPAWAKTVAECEEKFGVSRERGLATDEVLKRHGIYGLNELEKPEGTSIFKLILEQFNDTLVRILLAAAVISFVLAFIDGDEGGEMGITAFVEPLVIFLILIVNAIVGIWQETNAEKALEALKEIQSQQATVMRDGIKVSSLPAKELVPGDIVELRVGDKVPADMRVVALVSSTLRVEQGSLTGESEAVSKTTKPVEESADIQGKKCMVFAGTTVVNGNCVCLVTDTGMSTEIGRVHSQIQEASQHEEDTPLKKKLNEFGEALTMIIGLICALVWLINVKYFLSWEYVDGWPSNFKFSFEKCTYYFEIAVALAVAAIPEGLPAVITTCLALGTRKMAQKNALVRKLPSVETLGCTTVICSDKTGTLTTNQMAVSKLVAMGSRIGTLRSFTVEGTSFDPRDGKIEDWPAGRMDLNLQMIAKIAAICNDANVEQSDSQFVARGMPTEAALKVLVEKMGFPEGSTLADGDVLRCCRLWSELEQRIATLEFDRDRKSMGVMVDSSSGKKLLLVKGAVENLLERSTHIQLLDGSTPELDEYSRHLILQSLREMSLSALRCLGFAYSDVPSDFATYDGSEDHPAHQQLLNPSNYSSIESNLTFVGFVGLRDPPRKEVRQAIADCRTAGIRVMVITGDNKSTAEAICREIGVFEADEDISSRSLTGKEFMDVKDQKNHLRQTGGLLFSRAEPKHKQEIVRLLKEDGEVVAMTGDGVNDAPALKLADIGVAMGIAGTEVAKEASDMVLADDNFSTIVAAVGEGRSIYNNMKAFIRYMISSNIGEVASIFLTAALGIPEGMIPVQLLWVNLVTDGPPATALGFNPPDKDIMKKPPRRSDDSLITPWILFRYMVIGMYVGVATVGVFIIWYTHSSFMGIDLSQDGHSLVSYSQLAHWGQCSSWEGFKVSPFTAGTQTFSFDKNPCEYFHQGKIKASTLSLSVLVAIEMFNSLNALSEDGSLVTMPPWVNPWLLLAMAVSFGLHFVILYVPFLAQVFGIVPLSLNEWLLVLAVSLPVILIDEVLKFVGRLTSGYRYSPRIPSAKQKAE
- the LOC108819551 gene encoding 40S ribosomal protein S15a, with the protein product MVRISVLNDALKSMFNAEKRGKRQVMIRPSSKVIIKFLIVMQKHGYIGEFEYVDDHRSGKIVVELNGRLNKCGVISPRFDVGVKEIESWTARLLPSRQFGYIVLTTSAGIMDHEEARRKNVGGKVLGFFY